The DNA sequence CCTCAAACTCCTCAATAATCTCCTCCTGTATCTCGTTAATACTCTTCATTTTAATTAGAATTATTCGTTATAAATAACCTCCATAACAGTCTGTCCAACAGCCTTCATAGTCCCTTTGTCAATATTTCTCATATCATCCTTGACCGTATGCCAGTAAGGGGGAAATCCGGTCTCAGAGTCAGCATCGTAAGCAATAATATCAACGCAAGGAATACCATACATATTAATATAGTAGTGGTCATCAATAACAGTACCACCATTCTTCTTAGGGAAAAGATTACCATATCCCAAACTCTCCGCCTTATCCCAAACCTTCTTTACGATATGCGGAGCAAAGTGCATCGACACCTGTTCGTATGGAAACTCGCTACCCTTTCCACTCACCATATCGAGCAAAATACCATAATCCGCTCTGTATCCCCTGATATGCGGATTCATAGCCCAATATTGCGAACCCAAAGCCCAATCGTGTTCCACCATCTGCTTACCCTTATAAAAATAGGGAGTACCATAATCTTCGGCATCAAAAAAGATAACATCCACACCAATATTGGCAGGCTGTAACCCAATCTGACGAGCAATCTCCAGCAGAACACCCACCGAAGCAGCACCATCATCCGCTCCTGCAATCGGTCTCTTATGGTTAGCCTTATCCTCATCATAATCGGCATAAGGTCTGCTATCCCAATGAGCAAACAGTAACACACGCCGCTCTTTCTCAGGTGCAAAACTACCAATAATATTGGTAATATTCAAATATGAGCCATCATAAGCCATAACCTTACCACGTTGCAAGGTAGTATCAGCACCAAACCTGTGCAACTCATTAGCCAAAAAAACGGCACACTCATCATGCTCCTTAGTGTTGGGGATTCTAAACCCAAAGTCCAACTGTTTTTGAGTAAACAAATAAGCACTATCCGCCTTAAAATCAGGAACATTAACCAACGGCTTATTACTCTTGGAATCAATAACCTTAGCCTCGGCACCCCTCTCTTTACAACAGCAAACACCAAGCATCAGCAATGCCGAAATAAAAAACAATCTGTATCTCATAAAATTATTCAGCAATCTTTTCAACTACATCTAAAACACGCAAAAAGTTCTCGCCCCAAATCTTTTTAAGGTCAAAATCGCTATAACCACGTCTAATAAGTTCGCAAGTCAAGTTAATAACCTCGTTAGCCGCATTACAACCGGGAACACCGCCACCGCCATCAAAGTCGGTACCAATACCCACATGATTCAACCCCACCAGTTTAACAACGTGGTCAATATGGTCGGCAATAGTCTTAACCGAAGCAATACCATCATCATTCAAAAAGTGGTCATAAATACAAATCTGCATCACGCCACCCTTCTTGGCTAACGCAACAATCTGCTCGTCAGAAAGGTTGCGAGGATGATTACAAATAGCCCTGCACGAAGAGTGCGAAGCAATAATAGGAGCCTTGCTCAACTCCAAAGCATCGTAGAACGACTTCTCGTTGGCATGCGACAAATCAACCATAATACCCAGTCTGTTCAACTCAGCAATAACCTCCTTGCCAAACACGCTTACGCCATTATGCTCACCATTACCCTTAGCCGAATCACAAATATCATTATCCCCGTTATGGCAAAGCGTCAAATAGATAATACCCCTCTCTTTATAATATTTCAAAAGAGAAATATCCTTGCCAATACCATAACCATTCTCAATACCAACAAAAATGCCCCTCTTGCCCAAATCCTTAGCATAAAGCAACTCATTTCTGTTACGCACCTGAACAGCGTGATAAGCCTCATCAATTTGGCGTAAAAGTTTATCAATAATACCCTTACACTTATCAATAGCACAATTTAATCCCTCATCAGAACGCTCCTCCTGCTTAATATAAGCCACCATACACGAAGCATCCAAGCCGCCATCAATCATACTTGGGATATTAGTCTGTACCCTCAAATCGCGGTCAGCAATATTCACCCCCTCATTAAAAAACATAGGAGTATCACAATGCGAGTCTAACGACAGAGCCCACTTATGAAAAGCCTTGGCCTTCCTATAAATATGAGCCTCATTAGAGAGCCACCAAAAAACAAGCAACTGCCTATCCAGCCCCTCAGCCGCCATAGGCTCAGGATGCCATTGCACACCCAAAACAGGATAAAAAGGTTTCTCAATACCCTCAATAACCCCATCCTCCGAGCGAGCATTAACAATAAATCCGGGTGCAACCTCCATAACAGCCTGATGATGAAACGAGTTAGTCATCAAACTATCACACTCAAAGATGCTTCTAAGAAGCGAGTTATCCACAATCTCCACCCTATGAGTAGCAACATCTCTCGCTTCACACTGCGAGTGTGTAATAGGAGTAGAGAAGTGTTGTTTCGCAATATCCTGATAGTTCTTGCCACCGCACGCCACATTAATAACCTGCATACCCCTACAAATACCAAGTAGCGGAATTTGGCGTTGCATAGCAATGTAGCAGAGAGCCATCTCTTGTCGGTCACGTTCCTCATTAGGAGTACCCACCTCAGGGAGAGCCACCTCGCCAAGCAAGTCGGGCGAAATATCCCCGCCACCGGTAAGCAAAATACCATCGCACAAATCACAAATCTGCGAGAGCAACTCCAAATCAGCAAAACCGGGAATAATAAGAGGCACGCACCCGGCCTTAACAACCGAGTTGATATAAGCATCCGCCACACGCGAAGTCCCCTCAGCCCTGTTGGCACTAATACCAATCACAGGCTTCGAATACACCTCATTGCGATAGTCAATACACCCATCGCACACCTCAAAAACCTCCCTAATCTTGTCAGGAACCTGCACCATAAAAATATTACTATTTTAGTATAAAACAAACAGATAGGATAACCTCGTTTCCTAAGTTATCCTATTTGTTTTAAATCATTATCTCATTATTAGTCCAATAAAAAAATCAACCTTAGTTCTAACAAATCTGCGAGTAAGCGAACACAATACAAAATTTATTTGTGTATTGTTGAGCGAGAGCAAGTTCAACAAACGAATGTTTGTTAACCAACAACTACCCGCAGGGTGGCGTTAGCCAACAGCCAACAACTAACAACTTAAAAAGCGCTAAACCGCATTATTTTTAATAAGGTACTCCGCAATCTGAACAGCGTTCAAAGCAGCACCCTTTCTAATTTGGTCGCTAACGGTCCAGAAAGTCAAGCCATTCTCATCAGCCAAGTCCTTTCTGATACGACCAACATAAACAGCATCCTTACCAGCCATATCCAAAGGCATAGGATAAATCTTTTCGTTAAGATCATCCATAACAATCACGCCCTCAGCCTTCTCAAAAGCGGCACGAGCCTCATCAACCGAAATAGGACGCTCAGTCTCCACCCAAATACTCTCCGAGTGAGCGCGCATAACAGGAACCCTCACACACATAGCACTCGTTTTAACATCAGAGTGCATAATCTTGCGAGTCTCGTTAAACATCTTCATCTCCTCCTTAGTATAAAGGTTGTCAGTATAAACATCAACCTGCGGAATAACATTATAAGCAAGTTGGTAGTAGAACTTGCTAACAGTAGGCTCTTCGCCTCTTGTCAATTGAGCATATTGCTCAACAAGTTCAGCCATAGCGGCAGCACCGGCACCACTGGCAGCCTGATAAGTAGCAACCCTCACACGTTTAATATGCGAAAGATTCTCAATAGCCTTCAACGCCACCACCATTTGAATAGTAGTACAATTAGGATTAGCGATAACATTTCTTGGACGAACCAAAGCATCAGCACCATTCACCTCAGGCACCACCAAAGGCACATCCTCATCCATACGGAAAGCACTTGAGTTATCAATCATAATAGCACCATATTTAGTAATAGTCTTCTCAAACTCTTTCGAGATACCGGCACCAGCCGATGTAAAGGCAATATCAACACCCTTAAAGTCATCATTATGTTGCAACTCTTTAACAGTATATTCCACACCTTTAAAAACATATTTCTTGCCGGCACTACGAGCCGAGCCAAACAAAACCAATTCATCAATAGGGAAATCTCTATCGGCAAGCACGCGAAGGAACTCTTGTCCCACTGCACCACTTGCACCAACAATAGCAACTTTCATAATCTTTATAAAAAATCTAAGTTTATAAACAAAAATAATAAATAAAATGTATAATAACTGCCCATAAAGTAAAACACCGTAAGCAGAAAATCAACATAACACTCGCAAAATTAAAACAAATTGGCAGAAAAGCACCAAATAAAGTCAAAAAAAACTTTAAATATTTGAATAAATACATTACATTTGCATATCCGAAACATTTTAAATAATCAATTATATTAACTAAACTCAAAAAACTTATGTGGTTAAAAGATTCATCTATCGGGAGAAAGTTGATAATGAGTATCTCAGGACTTTTTCTCGTGTTGTTCCTAACATTCCACTTAGCAATGAACTTTGCGGCAGTGTTTAGTGCAGATGCCTATAACGCAATATGCGAGTTCTTGGGAGCAAACTGGTATGCATTAGTAGGAACACTTGTATTGGTAGCAGGATTTTTGGTACACATTGTGTATGCCTTTATCCTAACCTTGCAAAACCGTAAGGCTCGTGGAAACGACCGTTACGCAGTAACAGCACGCCCCAAAGGCGTAGAGTGGGCATCACAAAACATGTTGGTGCTAGGAATCATCGTAGTATTAGGATTAGTTCTACACGCATGGCAATTCTGGGCAAAAATGCAATTAGTAGAGTTGCAACACATGGCAGGAATGGATGTAGATACAAGTTTGGTAACAAACGGAGTGTACTACATTGAGCAAGTATTCAGCAATCCAGTTTACTTAGTACTATACTTAGTATGGTTTGCAGCAATCTGGTTCCACCTAACACACGGATTCTGGAGTGCAATACACACAATCGGTTGGAACAATCTAGTATGGATGAACCGTTGGAAAACCATTTCAAACGTCTTCTCAACAATCATCTGTTTAGGATTTGCATTCATCGCAATCTGGTTTTTCATACAAAGTAATTGCAGTTGTGTAGGATAAAAAACAATTAAAAAACAACAGATATGGCAGAAATAAAAATAGATTCAAAAATACCCGAAGGACCATTGGCAGAGAAGTGGAGCAACTATAAAGCACACCAAAAACTAGTCAATCCTGCCAACAAACGCCGTTTGGATATCATAGTAGTAGGAACAGGACTTGCAGGAGGTTCAGCAGCCGCAACACTTGGCGAGATGGGCTTTAACGTATTAAACTTCTGTATCCAAGACTCACCTCGCCGTGCGCACTCAATTGCAGCACAAGGAGGAATCAATGCAGCAAAGAACTACCAAAACGATGGCGATAGCGTATATCGTTTGTTCTACGACACAATCAAAGGAGGTGACTATCGTGCACGCGAAGCAAACGTATATCGATTAGCAGAAGTATCAAACAATATCATCGACCAATGCGTAGCACAAGGCGTACCCTTTGCACGTGAATACGGAGGCTTATTAGACAACCGTTCATTCGGAGGAGCACAAGTATCACGTACCTTCTATGCAAAAGGACAAACAGGACAACAACTATTGTTAGGAGCCTACTCATCACTAAGCCGTCAAGTAGCAAAAGGCACAGTAAAACTATACACACGCTACGAGATGTTAGACCTTGTAGTTATCGATGGACGCGCAAGAGGAATCATAGCACGTAACTTGGTAACAGGTGAGATAGAGCGTTTTGGAGCACACGCAGTAGTAATAGCAACAGGAGGATACGGAAACACCTACTTCCTATCAACCAACGCAATGGGAAGCAACGGAAGTGCAGCAATGCAATGTTACCGCAAAGGAGCATACTTTGCAAACCCAGCATTTGCACAAATCC is a window from the Bacteroidales bacterium genome containing:
- a CDS encoding M28 family peptidase, with the translated sequence MRYRLFFISALLMLGVCCCKERGAEAKVIDSKSNKPLVNVPDFKADSAYLFTQKQLDFGFRIPNTKEHDECAVFLANELHRFGADTTLQRGKVMAYDGSYLNITNIIGSFAPEKERRVLLFAHWDSRPYADYDEDKANHKRPIAGADDGAASVGVLLEIARQIGLQPANIGVDVIFFDAEDYGTPYFYKGKQMVEHDWALGSQYWAMNPHIRGYRADYGILLDMVSGKGSEFPYEQVSMHFAPHIVKKVWDKAESLGYGNLFPKKNGGTVIDDHYYINMYGIPCVDIIAYDADSETGFPPYWHTVKDDMRNIDKGTMKAVGQTVMEVIYNE
- a CDS encoding membrane dipeptidase encodes the protein MVQVPDKIREVFEVCDGCIDYRNEVYSKPVIGISANRAEGTSRVADAYINSVVKAGCVPLIIPGFADLELLSQICDLCDGILLTGGGDISPDLLGEVALPEVGTPNEERDRQEMALCYIAMQRQIPLLGICRGMQVINVACGGKNYQDIAKQHFSTPITHSQCEARDVATHRVEIVDNSLLRSIFECDSLMTNSFHHQAVMEVAPGFIVNARSEDGVIEGIEKPFYPVLGVQWHPEPMAAEGLDRQLLVFWWLSNEAHIYRKAKAFHKWALSLDSHCDTPMFFNEGVNIADRDLRVQTNIPSMIDGGLDASCMVAYIKQEERSDEGLNCAIDKCKGIIDKLLRQIDEAYHAVQVRNRNELLYAKDLGKRGIFVGIENGYGIGKDISLLKYYKERGIIYLTLCHNGDNDICDSAKGNGEHNGVSVFGKEVIAELNRLGIMVDLSHANEKSFYDALELSKAPIIASHSSCRAICNHPRNLSDEQIVALAKKGGVMQICIYDHFLNDDGIASVKTIADHIDHVVKLVGLNHVGIGTDFDGGGGVPGCNAANEVINLTCELIRRGYSDFDLKKIWGENFLRVLDVVEKIAE
- a CDS encoding aspartate-semialdehyde dehydrogenase, with translation MKVAIVGASGAVGQEFLRVLADRDFPIDELVLFGSARSAGKKYVFKGVEYTVKELQHNDDFKGVDIAFTSAGAGISKEFEKTITKYGAIMIDNSSAFRMDEDVPLVVPEVNGADALVRPRNVIANPNCTTIQMVVALKAIENLSHIKRVRVATYQAASGAGAAAMAELVEQYAQLTRGEEPTVSKFYYQLAYNVIPQVDVYTDNLYTKEEMKMFNETRKIMHSDVKTSAMCVRVPVMRAHSESIWVETERPISVDEARAAFEKAEGVIVMDDLNEKIYPMPLDMAGKDAVYVGRIRKDLADENGLTFWTVSDQIRKGAALNAVQIAEYLIKNNAV
- a CDS encoding succinate dehydrogenase/fumarate reductase cytochrome b subunit produces the protein MWLKDSSIGRKLIMSISGLFLVLFLTFHLAMNFAAVFSADAYNAICEFLGANWYALVGTLVLVAGFLVHIVYAFILTLQNRKARGNDRYAVTARPKGVEWASQNMLVLGIIVVLGLVLHAWQFWAKMQLVELQHMAGMDVDTSLVTNGVYYIEQVFSNPVYLVLYLVWFAAIWFHLTHGFWSAIHTIGWNNLVWMNRWKTISNVFSTIICLGFAFIAIWFFIQSNCSCVG